In the Muricauda sp. MAR_2010_75 genome, one interval contains:
- a CDS encoding HAD family hydrolase: protein MDLSQIKMVVTDMDGTLLNSNHEVSPRFFEIFEELKKKDIIFVAASGRQYNSMVDKLESIKDDIIVIAENGALIKHQENVLLTTPIDKQEVGRILGIVKPLKDVHPVLCGQYNAYANDASDAFLTMLAEYYSEFDIVRDQTAVEAEVLKIAIYHFEDSEKYIYPSVKHLEDNLKVKVSGANWVDVSHKNAHKGYALQKVMDQHQIAANEVMVFGDYNNDLEMMQLSNYSFAMANAHPNVKKVAKYETVSNNDFGVERVLEKLI, encoded by the coding sequence ATGGATTTATCGCAGATCAAAATGGTGGTGACCGATATGGATGGTACGTTGTTGAACTCCAACCACGAGGTGAGCCCCCGCTTTTTTGAAATTTTTGAAGAACTCAAGAAAAAGGACATCATTTTTGTGGCCGCCAGTGGAAGGCAATACAACAGTATGGTGGATAAGTTGGAATCCATTAAAGATGATATCATTGTAATCGCTGAAAATGGTGCTCTGATAAAACATCAGGAGAACGTACTTTTGACCACTCCTATTGACAAACAAGAGGTGGGCCGCATTTTAGGTATTGTAAAACCGCTTAAAGATGTGCATCCCGTGCTTTGCGGTCAATATAATGCCTACGCCAATGATGCTTCAGATGCTTTTTTGACCATGCTTGCGGAATATTATTCGGAGTTTGATATTGTAAGGGACCAAACCGCTGTAGAAGCGGAAGTCCTGAAAATTGCCATTTACCATTTTGAAGATTCCGAAAAATACATCTACCCATCAGTAAAACATTTGGAAGACAACTTAAAAGTGAAGGTGTCCGGGGCCAATTGGGTCGATGTTTCACATAAAAATGCACATAAGGGCTATGCGCTTCAAAAAGTCATGGACCAGCACCAAATTGCTGCAAATGAAGTCATGGTTTTTGGTGATTACAACAACGATCTGGAAATGATGCAACTTTCCAACTACAGCTTTGCTATGGCAAATGCGCACCCCAACGTTAAAAAAGTGGCCAAATACGAAACCGTAAGCAACAATGATTTTGGTGTGGAGCGGGTTTTGGAGAAACTAATCTAG
- a CDS encoding ZIP family metal transporter has product MDFPFLIVFLIPIVAVWASFFFVWGVKPKNTSNIKLLLAFSGAFLLALTFFELLPEVYEGHDPKIIALFILAGILLQIFLEFFSKGAEHGHMHFNLEENKFPFLLFLSLCIHALVEGVPIHGNAPILYGIIIHKIPVAIILSTFLINSKMKLAWSLLFVALFSLMTPIGSYVATQSEWVGHYGFILTSLAIGVFLHISTIILFESSQGHAFNLRKLVVIILGIGIAYLI; this is encoded by the coding sequence ATGGATTTTCCTTTTTTAATCGTGTTCCTAATCCCCATTGTGGCTGTCTGGGCCAGTTTTTTCTTTGTTTGGGGGGTGAAACCCAAAAACACAAGCAACATAAAGCTACTGCTGGCCTTTAGCGGTGCATTTTTGTTGGCCCTGACTTTTTTTGAACTGCTTCCCGAAGTATATGAGGGCCATGACCCAAAAATCATTGCCTTGTTCATTCTGGCGGGAATACTACTCCAAATTTTCTTGGAGTTCTTTTCAAAAGGTGCGGAACACGGGCATATGCATTTTAATCTGGAAGAAAATAAATTTCCTTTTTTGCTTTTCTTGAGCCTTTGCATACATGCTTTGGTGGAAGGAGTGCCCATACACGGCAATGCTCCCATTTTGTATGGCATCATTATCCATAAAATCCCAGTGGCCATCATTCTCAGCACTTTCTTGATCAACTCGAAAATGAAGCTTGCATGGAGCCTGCTCTTTGTGGCCCTGTTTTCATTGATGACCCCAATAGGAAGTTATGTGGCCACACAATCTGAATGGGTGGGCCATTATGGATTCATTTTGACCTCTTTGGCCATTGGGGTGTTCCTTCATATTTCAACCATTATTCTGTTTGAAAGCTCGCAAGGACATGCCTTCAATTTGAGAAAGTTAGTGGTTATTATTCTAGGAATCGGGATTGCTTATTTGATATAG
- the thrS gene encoding threonine--tRNA ligase encodes MIDITLPDGAVKKVSEGTTPIEIAKSISEGLARNVISAKFNDTTVETTTPLTEDGTLTLYTWNDAEGKKAFWHSTSHVVAQALEELYPGIKLTIGPAIENGFYYDVDFGEHTVSEKDFPAIEKKALEIARGKHDYKMRSVSKADALQYYKDQHNPYKVELIENLEDGSITFCDHSTFTDLCRGGHIPNTGSIKAIKILSVAGAYWRGDENNKQLTRVYGISFPKQKELTEYLELLEEAKKRDHRKLGKELELFTFSQKVGQGLPLWLPNGAALRERLEQFLKKAQKKAGYEMVVTPHIGQKELYVTSGHYAKYGEDSFQPIHTPKEDEEFLLKPMNCPHHCEIYNSTPFSYKDLPKRYAEFGTVYRYEQSGELHGLTRVRGFTQDDAHIFCTTEQLNDEFKNVIDLTLYVLNSLGFDNFTAQVSVRDLENPEKYIGNTDDWEKAEQAIINAADEKGLNYVVESGEAAFYGPKLDFMVKDALGRNWQLGTIQVDYNLPKRFDLTYKGSDNELHRPVMIHRAPFGSIERFVALLLEHTGGNFPLWLIPTQAIVLPVSEKHEKYAEKVLNSLENHEIRALIDNRNETVGKKIREAELKKIPFMLIVGEQEESSETISVRRHGGEDLGSLNTEAFSDLVSTEINSTLKSF; translated from the coding sequence ATGATTGATATCACATTGCCTGACGGCGCGGTAAAGAAAGTTTCTGAGGGAACTACACCAATTGAGATTGCAAAAAGCATTAGTGAAGGATTGGCCCGAAATGTAATTTCGGCCAAATTCAACGATACTACTGTGGAAACTACAACACCCCTAACCGAAGATGGCACCCTTACCCTTTATACTTGGAACGATGCAGAAGGCAAAAAGGCCTTTTGGCACTCCACATCGCATGTGGTGGCACAAGCTTTGGAAGAATTATATCCCGGCATTAAGCTTACCATAGGGCCAGCCATTGAGAATGGCTTCTATTATGATGTGGATTTTGGTGAGCACACAGTATCTGAAAAAGATTTTCCAGCAATTGAGAAAAAGGCTTTGGAAATTGCTCGCGGCAAGCACGACTATAAAATGCGCAGCGTTTCCAAAGCAGATGCACTTCAATATTATAAGGACCAACATAATCCTTATAAGGTAGAGCTGATTGAAAACTTGGAGGACGGTTCCATCACCTTCTGCGATCACAGTACGTTTACCGATCTCTGCCGTGGGGGACATATTCCCAATACGGGCAGTATAAAAGCCATTAAGATATTGAGTGTGGCCGGGGCCTATTGGAGAGGTGATGAAAACAACAAACAGTTGACCCGTGTCTATGGTATATCATTCCCAAAACAGAAAGAACTCACGGAGTATCTTGAACTTTTGGAAGAGGCCAAGAAACGTGACCACAGGAAATTGGGAAAGGAATTGGAACTTTTCACTTTTTCACAAAAGGTAGGTCAAGGTCTTCCATTGTGGCTGCCCAACGGTGCTGCACTTCGCGAACGTCTTGAACAGTTTTTAAAGAAAGCCCAAAAGAAAGCGGGCTATGAAATGGTGGTGACACCACATATCGGCCAGAAAGAACTCTACGTTACTTCAGGGCATTATGCCAAATATGGGGAAGACAGTTTTCAACCTATACATACCCCAAAAGAAGATGAGGAGTTCCTACTGAAACCCATGAACTGCCCCCACCACTGTGAAATATATAATAGCACTCCTTTTAGTTACAAAGATTTACCCAAGCGCTATGCCGAATTTGGTACCGTATATAGGTATGAGCAAAGTGGCGAACTTCATGGCTTGACAAGGGTTCGTGGTTTCACTCAGGATGATGCCCACATTTTCTGTACCACGGAGCAGTTGAACGACGAGTTTAAAAATGTGATTGACCTTACCTTATATGTATTGAATTCTTTGGGCTTTGACAATTTTACGGCCCAAGTGTCTGTTCGCGACTTGGAAAATCCTGAAAAATACATAGGAAACACCGATGATTGGGAAAAAGCAGAACAGGCCATTATCAATGCTGCGGATGAAAAAGGCCTCAACTACGTTGTAGAAAGTGGTGAAGCTGCTTTTTATGGCCCCAAGCTTGACTTTATGGTGAAGGACGCCCTAGGCAGAAACTGGCAATTGGGCACCATTCAGGTTGATTACAACCTGCCGAAACGTTTTGACCTTACTTATAAGGGTAGTGACAATGAGCTTCATAGGCCTGTAATGATTCACCGGGCGCCTTTTGGAAGTATAGAACGTTTTGTGGCTTTGTTATTGGAACACACCGGTGGAAACTTCCCATTATGGTTGATTCCAACACAAGCTATTGTATTGCCCGTCAGTGAGAAACACGAAAAATATGCGGAAAAAGTTTTGAATTCACTGGAAAATCACGAAATTCGCGCGCTCATTGATAATAGGAATGAAACGGTTGGGAAGAAAATCCGTGAGGCTGAACTTAAAAAAATCCCTTTTATGCTCATCGTGGGAGAGCAGGAAGAGTCATCGGAAACCATTTCAGTAAGAAGGCATGGTGGTGAGGATTTAGGCAGTTTAAACACAGAAGCTTTTTCCGACTTGGTATCTACTGAAATAAATAGTACCTTAAAGTCGTTCTAA
- a CDS encoding amidohydrolase family protein → MRKLRLTSFFLLLSFILFSQEYQLKALVGGTLIDGYGSDPIKNSVILIEGERIKAVGSVETLTVPENAEVISTEGMSVLPGLWDMHVHTMINGHADYGYWDKTYPPLLKDVIMPASAHQLLLAGVTSARDLGAPLEESIAVRDAINSGEIPGATLYVSGPFIQHEPYPGTEDFRWGVKGADDGRKKIRKLANAGVDVIKLIDHDQMTMEELSAVVDEAHKHGLKVVAHGHRPEEIRRGLEVGVDCFEHTGLSSAPRYPDDVIKMIEERTAQMNKGPMFWCPTVEGLYNYEYLRDNQEVLDNDSWHLGLPDTVIADIKNSFKHPDRLPYFQLTPSRRPTLQTKVQQLLDAGVVLLIGTDSGIPMKFHSQSTWNELDVWVNEFGIDPMYAIRSATYWPALWMGVADDVGTVTPGKYADIIAVKGDVLRYIDLLQDVDLVVKHGKRYK, encoded by the coding sequence ATGCGAAAACTTCGATTGACCTCCTTTTTCTTACTCCTTTCATTCATATTATTTTCCCAAGAATACCAGTTAAAAGCTCTCGTAGGTGGGACATTGATAGATGGATATGGCTCAGACCCCATTAAGAATAGCGTTATCCTTATTGAAGGAGAACGCATCAAAGCTGTTGGATCTGTAGAAACCCTTACAGTCCCTGAGAATGCCGAAGTTATTTCCACCGAAGGGATGAGCGTATTGCCTGGTCTTTGGGATATGCACGTGCATACCATGATTAATGGCCATGCTGATTATGGGTATTGGGACAAAACATACCCTCCATTGCTCAAAGATGTAATCATGCCTGCTTCAGCCCATCAACTGTTGCTCGCAGGAGTGACCAGTGCAAGGGATTTGGGAGCTCCTCTTGAAGAAAGCATTGCTGTGCGTGATGCTATCAATTCTGGGGAAATACCTGGAGCAACCTTATATGTTTCTGGACCTTTTATTCAACATGAACCGTATCCTGGAACCGAAGATTTTAGATGGGGGGTGAAAGGTGCAGATGATGGTCGTAAAAAGATTCGGAAATTGGCCAATGCAGGTGTAGATGTCATCAAACTGATTGATCATGACCAGATGACCATGGAAGAACTCAGTGCTGTTGTTGATGAAGCCCATAAACATGGTTTGAAGGTTGTAGCGCATGGACATCGACCTGAAGAAATCCGCAGAGGACTGGAAGTTGGCGTTGATTGTTTTGAACATACTGGATTGTCATCAGCACCGCGTTATCCAGATGATGTTATCAAAATGATTGAGGAGCGTACAGCCCAAATGAACAAAGGCCCCATGTTTTGGTGTCCTACCGTTGAAGGACTCTACAATTACGAATATTTAAGAGATAATCAAGAAGTATTGGATAATGATTCATGGCATTTGGGATTGCCTGATACGGTCATAGCGGACATTAAAAACAGTTTTAAACATCCAGATAGACTTCCTTACTTTCAATTAACCCCTTCTAGAAGACCAACGTTGCAGACCAAGGTGCAACAGTTATTGGATGCTGGTGTTGTATTGTTGATTGGAACCGATAGTGGGATTCCCATGAAATTTCACAGTCAATCCACCTGGAATGAGCTGGATGTTTGGGTAAACGAATTTGGAATAGACCCCATGTATGCCATTCGCTCTGCTACCTACTGGCCTGCCCTTTGGATGGGTGTTGCCGATGATGTGGGTACGGTTACACCAGGCAAGTATGCCGATATTATTGCTGTTAAAGGGGATGTGTTGCGGTATATTGACTTGCTTCAAGATGTGGATTTGGTGGTTAAACACGGTAAACGGTATAAATAA
- a CDS encoding class I SAM-dependent RNA methyltransferase, which translates to MVGNFKMLAKTLYGFEPLLAKELRNLGAGHVEEGVRNVTFEGDTGFLYKANLCLRTALKVLKPIATFKVYNEKDLYNNIYTLDWPGLFHQDKTFAIDTTMSSEVFNNSMFVSLKSKDALVDKFREVVRQRPNVNSQDADVRINIHIHKNDCTVSLDSSGNSLHQRGYRILTNIAPINEVLAAGLLLKSGWDGQTDFLDPMCGSGTILIEAGMIACNIPANINRESYAFMNWADYDAELHKKIVDSSLNKTREFHHKIIGYDKAPSAVRKSQENVDNANLSEYITIERKDFFRTEKPVEGKLHMVFNPPYGERLPIEMEEFYTRIGDTLKQNYPGTDAWLITSNMEALKYVGLKTSRKIRAFNGKLEARLVHYEMYEGSKKAKFKDS; encoded by the coding sequence ATGGTAGGGAATTTTAAGATGTTGGCCAAGACCCTTTATGGATTTGAACCACTTCTGGCAAAAGAGCTACGGAATTTAGGCGCGGGCCATGTAGAGGAGGGTGTTAGAAACGTAACTTTTGAAGGGGACACAGGATTTCTCTATAAGGCCAACCTCTGCTTGCGCACTGCGCTAAAAGTGCTGAAACCGATAGCCACGTTTAAGGTTTACAATGAAAAGGACCTTTACAACAATATCTATACGTTGGATTGGCCCGGTTTATTTCATCAAGACAAGACCTTTGCCATTGACACCACAATGAGTTCGGAGGTTTTCAACAACTCCATGTTCGTCTCCTTGAAGTCCAAAGATGCCCTAGTGGATAAGTTTCGGGAGGTGGTAAGGCAACGGCCCAATGTAAATTCCCAAGATGCCGATGTGCGTATCAACATTCATATCCATAAGAATGATTGTACGGTTTCATTGGACAGTTCGGGTAACTCCCTCCACCAGCGAGGGTATCGGATTTTGACGAATATTGCTCCCATAAATGAAGTTTTGGCCGCAGGCCTGCTTTTAAAAAGCGGTTGGGACGGGCAAACGGATTTTCTTGACCCCATGTGCGGTAGTGGCACAATTTTGATTGAAGCGGGAATGATAGCCTGTAATATTCCGGCAAACATTAATAGGGAATCCTATGCCTTTATGAATTGGGCGGATTATGATGCAGAACTGCATAAAAAAATTGTTGATTCCAGTTTGAACAAAACTCGGGAATTCCATCACAAAATTATTGGTTATGACAAGGCACCTTCTGCGGTGCGAAAGTCGCAGGAGAATGTTGACAATGCCAATCTATCTGAATACATAACCATAGAACGAAAGGATTTTTTTAGGACGGAAAAGCCGGTTGAAGGAAAATTGCACATGGTATTCAATCCGCCTTATGGCGAACGTCTTCCCATTGAAATGGAGGAATTTTACACTAGAATAGGGGATACCCTAAAACAAAACTACCCAGGAACGGACGCTTGGCTGATTACTTCCAATATGGAGGCCTTAAAGTATGTTGGGCTTAAGACGTCTCGTAAAATAAGGGCTTTCAATGGAAAACTGGAGGCCCGATTGGTCCACTATGAAATGTATGAAGGCAGTAAGAAGGCAAAATTTAAGGACAGCTGA
- a CDS encoding hemolysin III family protein encodes MTPKSDPVLLEEKWNAYSHAFGIFLSIMGSRVLFQEDLIGTPYLYGSVLVYCLSLVHLFTASTVYHSVQNPKLKKKFRIWDHISIYYLIAGTYTPVCLTILLPSKGWLLFYLVWGIALFGTILKLFFTGRFEVFSLVLYGIMGWIIVIDLPYLLENFSRSELVYLSLGGAFYTLGIIFYAVKKIPYNHLIWHFFVLGGAISHWIMILKIISR; translated from the coding sequence TTGACACCTAAATCAGACCCTGTTCTACTGGAAGAAAAATGGAATGCCTATTCGCATGCCTTTGGGATATTCCTGTCTATAATGGGTAGTAGGGTTTTATTTCAGGAAGATTTGATTGGAACACCTTATTTGTATGGAAGTGTTTTGGTCTATTGTTTGTCCTTGGTTCATTTGTTTACGGCTTCCACGGTTTATCATTCTGTTCAAAATCCGAAGTTGAAAAAGAAATTTCGCATCTGGGACCATATCAGTATTTATTATTTGATAGCCGGTACCTATACGCCCGTTTGTCTTACCATACTTCTACCTTCCAAAGGGTGGCTGTTGTTTTATTTGGTTTGGGGAATTGCTTTGTTCGGGACAATCCTAAAGCTTTTCTTTACGGGTAGATTCGAAGTTTTTTCCCTTGTACTTTATGGAATCATGGGTTGGATCATTGTAATTGATTTACCCTATTTACTTGAAAATTTTTCTAGATCAGAATTAGTGTACTTATCCTTGGGTGGGGCCTTTTATACATTAGGAATCATTTTTTATGCGGTAAAAAAAATACCATACAATCATTTGATATGGCATTTCTTTGTTTTGGGCGGAGCCATTAGTCATTGGATCATGATTCTTAAAATAATATCCCGATAA
- a CDS encoding asparagine synthetase B, with amino-acid sequence MSFRAPARNLTFLFFFLLFLKSSASVILIPMDAESQENHLKAYGITYWVLTKQQKVQWLLNYRGGSFLLPDGEAIRKECQIRGVSFEVLSDSTAEQILDEISSPSQNQDAVILEKAPKIAVYSPKDNPPWDDAVTMVLTYAEIPYTTVYDEEVLGDKLALYDWLHLHHEDFTGQFGRFYGAYRAAPWYIESKAQAEALAQKLGYAKVSDEKLAVAQKIRNYVVGGGFMFAMCSATDSFDIALAAEDVDICEPMFDGDPSDANYQGKLNYGNTFAFTNFILERNPLRYEFSSIDMTNKRGGVPKESDYFSLMEFSAKWDPVPTMLTQNHTALVKGFMGQTTAFARNEVKPTVMVLGENKINGEARYIHGIKGKGFFTFYGGHDPEDYQHRVGDPKTELELHPTSPGYRLILNNVLFPAARKKKQKT; translated from the coding sequence ATGTCATTTCGAGCGCCAGCGAGAAATCTCACTTTTCTATTTTTCTTTCTTCTGTTTTTAAAATCTTCAGCCTCAGTCATCCTTATCCCCATGGATGCGGAAAGTCAGGAAAACCATTTAAAAGCTTACGGAATTACCTATTGGGTGCTCACCAAACAACAAAAAGTGCAATGGCTGTTGAACTATCGCGGTGGTTCATTTTTATTGCCCGATGGTGAAGCCATCCGAAAGGAATGCCAGATTCGAGGGGTTTCTTTTGAAGTGCTATCCGATAGTACTGCGGAGCAGATTTTGGATGAAATCAGCAGTCCCTCCCAAAACCAAGACGCCGTTATTTTGGAAAAAGCACCAAAAATAGCGGTGTATTCACCTAAAGACAATCCACCATGGGACGATGCGGTGACCATGGTGCTCACCTATGCTGAAATTCCCTATACCACCGTTTATGATGAAGAGGTGTTGGGCGATAAATTGGCGTTGTACGATTGGCTGCATTTGCACCATGAAGATTTTACGGGACAGTTTGGTCGATTTTATGGAGCGTACCGAGCAGCACCGTGGTATATTGAATCAAAAGCCCAAGCGGAGGCATTGGCCCAAAAGCTGGGTTATGCCAAAGTTTCGGATGAAAAGCTGGCTGTTGCCCAAAAAATCAGGAATTATGTGGTGGGTGGCGGTTTCATGTTCGCCATGTGCTCCGCTACGGATAGTTTTGATATTGCCTTGGCAGCAGAAGATGTGGACATCTGCGAACCTATGTTCGATGGTGACCCATCCGATGCCAACTATCAGGGCAAACTAAATTATGGAAATACGTTTGCCTTTACCAATTTCATTTTGGAGCGAAATCCACTTCGGTATGAGTTTTCGTCCATTGATATGACCAATAAAAGGGGAGGAGTACCCAAGGAGTCTGATTATTTTTCCTTGATGGAATTTTCAGCCAAATGGGATCCCGTTCCTACCATGCTGACCCAGAACCACACGGCTTTGGTAAAAGGCTTTATGGGACAGACCACGGCTTTTGCAAGAAACGAGGTAAAACCTACGGTTATGGTGTTGGGCGAGAACAAAATCAATGGAGAGGCTCGATACATTCACGGTATTAAAGGAAAAGGTTTTTTCACCTTTTATGGGGGGCATGACCCCGAGGATTACCAACATCGCGTAGGAGATCCCAAAACCGAATTGGAATTGCATCCAACCTCACCGGGATATCGTTTAATTCTGAACAATGTACTTTTTCCTGCTGCCCGGAAAAAAAAGCAGAAAACCTAG
- a CDS encoding DUF6048 family protein: protein MSKYFISLFIASLPFLAMGQSKPIDLQQKDTVEYKDEFGLRVGADLSRLTFSFIDEDYTGLELVGDYRLTRKLYLAAEIGNETKLQDETLGHTILYEYETSGSYIKAGVDINTYENWFGMNNAITIGGRYAVASFSQTLNEYNIFESNQFFNPDFLPGSDPNVEFSGLSASWLEFVMGVKVELFANIYIGMSARLGFLITNKEDERFPNLWIPGFNKVTDGSNFGVGYNYSLSYFIPLYKKSKKKKEAVPESQ from the coding sequence ATGTCAAAATATTTCATTAGTCTCTTTATCGCATCCCTTCCTTTCTTGGCAATGGGACAAAGCAAGCCTATAGATCTTCAACAAAAGGATACGGTGGAATATAAAGATGAGTTTGGGCTGCGCGTTGGTGCCGATTTAAGTAGGTTAACGTTTTCCTTTATTGATGAGGACTATACCGGGCTCGAGCTTGTGGGCGACTACCGACTCACCCGAAAATTGTATCTGGCCGCCGAAATAGGCAATGAAACAAAGCTCCAGGATGAAACTCTGGGCCACACCATATTGTATGAATATGAAACTTCTGGCAGCTACATTAAAGCCGGGGTGGACATTAACACCTATGAAAACTGGTTTGGGATGAACAATGCCATTACCATTGGTGGACGTTATGCCGTTGCCAGCTTTAGCCAAACCCTGAATGAATACAATATTTTTGAAAGCAACCAATTCTTTAATCCCGATTTTTTACCGGGCTCGGATCCCAATGTGGAGTTTAGTGGACTCAGCGCTTCTTGGTTGGAATTTGTTATGGGTGTAAAAGTGGAACTTTTTGCCAATATTTACATTGGCATGAGTGCACGATTGGGTTTTTTGATAACGAACAAAGAGGATGAGCGTTTTCCCAACCTTTGGATTCCCGGATTCAATAAGGTGACCGATGGCAGCAATTTTGGCGTGGGATACAACTATTCCCTCTCCTACTTTATTCCATTGTATAAGAAGTCAAAAAAGAAAAAGGAAGCTGTCCCAGAATCACAATAA
- a CDS encoding secondary thiamine-phosphate synthase enzyme YjbQ has translation MDFYQKELQLRSYSRGFHLITDSVLDALPEIRKINTGMLQVFIKHTSASLTINENADPTVRTDFESHINKMVPENAPYYVHNYEGPDDMPAHIKASLMGASVQIPITNGRLNLGIWQGIYLCEHRNHASGRRLVVTAFGQ, from the coding sequence ATGGATTTTTATCAAAAAGAATTGCAATTACGGTCCTATTCCAGGGGATTTCATTTAATAACGGATTCGGTTTTGGACGCCTTACCGGAAATCAGAAAAATAAACACAGGAATGTTGCAGGTGTTCATCAAGCATACTTCGGCAAGTTTGACCATAAACGAAAATGCGGACCCTACCGTACGTACCGATTTTGAAAGTCATATTAATAAAATGGTGCCTGAAAATGCGCCGTATTATGTGCACAATTATGAAGGCCCGGATGATATGCCAGCGCACATTAAGGCTTCACTGATGGGAGCTTCGGTTCAAATCCCAATTACCAACGGTAGATTGAACTTGGGCATTTGGCAGGGTATTTATCTCTGTGAACACCGGAACCATGCCTCGGGAAGAAGACTGGTAGTTACTGCCTTTGGCCAATAA
- the infC gene encoding translation initiation factor IF-3 has protein sequence MRRRFKPQPRRENKNPHNINENIKAPEVRLVGDNVEMGVYPISKAREKANELELDLVEISPNANPPVCKIIDYKKFLYEQKKREKALKAKASKVVVKEIRFGPQTDDHDYEFKKRHAEKFLKDGAKLKAYVFFKGRSIVYKDQGEILLLRLAQELEELGKVEQMPKLEGKRMTMFIAPKTSKK, from the coding sequence ATACGAAGAAGATTTAAGCCCCAACCAAGGAGGGAAAATAAAAACCCTCACAATATCAATGAAAATATTAAAGCCCCTGAGGTAAGGCTGGTGGGGGACAATGTGGAAATGGGAGTTTATCCCATTTCAAAAGCAAGGGAAAAAGCCAATGAACTGGAATTGGATTTGGTGGAGATTTCCCCAAATGCAAATCCACCGGTTTGCAAGATCATAGATTACAAAAAGTTTCTCTATGAACAAAAGAAACGGGAAAAGGCATTAAAGGCCAAAGCCAGCAAAGTGGTCGTAAAAGAAATACGGTTTGGACCACAGACCGATGACCACGATTATGAGTTTAAAAAACGCCATGCGGAAAAATTCTTGAAGGATGGTGCCAAACTCAAAGCCTATGTGTTCTTTAAGGGACGATCTATCGTCTACAAAGACCAAGGTGAAATTTTGTTGCTGCGACTGGCCCAAGAATTGGAAGAATTGGGAAAGGTTGAGCAAATGCCAAAATTGGAAGGGAAGCGAATGACCATGTTCATTGCTCCAAAGACAAGTAAAAAATAA
- a CDS encoding VOC family protein, translated as MNNTILINYVEFKAKDLEKTKAFYTGAFGWTFTDYGPDYTAFSESGLEGGFEKTKENIVNGALIVLYHENLEDIQKRVVQAGGTVVKDIFSFPGGRRFHFTDPSGNELAIWSDK; from the coding sequence ATGAACAATACTATACTAATCAACTATGTAGAGTTTAAGGCTAAGGACCTTGAGAAAACAAAAGCGTTCTACACTGGAGCCTTTGGATGGACCTTTACCGATTATGGACCGGATTACACCGCTTTCTCGGAAAGTGGCCTTGAGGGTGGATTTGAAAAAACAAAAGAAAATATTGTAAATGGCGCGCTTATTGTGCTTTATCATGAAAATTTGGAGGACATTCAAAAAAGAGTGGTGCAAGCAGGAGGAACCGTCGTAAAGGACATTTTTTCATTTCCAGGTGGACGTAGGTTTCATTTTACAGATCCATCGGGCAATGAATTGGCCATCTGGTCCGATAAATGA
- the rplT gene encoding 50S ribosomal protein L20: MPRSVNSVASRARRKKVMKQAKGYFGRRKNVWTVAKNAVEKAMLYAYRDRRNKKRTFRSLWITRINAGARMHGMSYSQFMGKVKSNGIELNRKVLADLAMNHPDAFKAIVEKVK; the protein is encoded by the coding sequence ATGCCAAGATCAGTAAATTCAGTTGCTTCACGAGCTAGAAGAAAAAAAGTGATGAAGCAAGCCAAAGGTTACTTCGGAAGACGTAAAAACGTTTGGACGGTAGCCAAAAATGCGGTAGAAAAAGCAATGCTTTATGCTTACCGCGACAGAAGAAACAAAAAACGTACTTTCCGTTCACTATGGATTACCCGTATTAACGCTGGTGCCAGAATGCACGGAATGTCTTACTCTCAATTTATGGGGAAAGTAAAATCCAATGGAATTGAACTTAACAGAAAAGTTCTTGCGGATTTGGCCATGAACCATCCAGATGCGTTTAAGGCCATCGTTGAGAAAGTAAAATAA
- the rpmI gene encoding 50S ribosomal protein L35 codes for MPKMKTKSSAKKRFKLTGTGKIKRKHAFKSHILTKKSKKRKLKLTHSTLVHPADEDNIKEQLRLK; via the coding sequence ATGCCTAAGATGAAAACAAAATCCAGTGCCAAGAAGCGTTTTAAGCTTACAGGAACTGGTAAAATCAAGAGAAAGCACGCTTTTAAGAGTCATATTTTGACCAAGAAGTCTAAAAAGCGTAAGCTAAAGTTGACCCATTCCACACTGGTTCATCCTGCGGATGAGGACAACATCAAAGAACAATTGCGTTTAAAATAA